The proteins below are encoded in one region of Rouxiella sp. S1S-2:
- a CDS encoding NADP-dependent oxidoreductase, whose translation MSHKTMKAFTFKRYGKSPELGFDDVDYPSVNADEILVKVYAAGLNPIDNMILTGIFKPVMHFKLPATLGSDLSGVVIAVGSGVTRFTPGDEIFASIFDTGTGSLAEFAVVPEKAAAIKPANLDFVQAASLPMVSLTSWQALKERAKIQMGQKVFIPAGSGGIGTLAIQLAKHFGATVGTTTSTANVGWMHQLGADEVVDYKKQPFENVLSGYDIVLGTIRGDAIEKSTQILKPGGKIVSLVGPLDVAFARARGLNFFLRFVFGLMSRKIMRLSKKRGLTYSFLFVRPDGDQLNHIGKLIEAEQIKPTIDKVFPFSEAKNALAYLAEGHAKGKVVVNMQE comes from the coding sequence ATGAGTCATAAGACAATGAAAGCCTTCACGTTTAAACGCTACGGTAAATCTCCTGAACTGGGCTTCGATGACGTAGATTACCCCTCAGTCAATGCTGATGAAATTCTGGTTAAAGTCTACGCGGCGGGTCTGAACCCTATCGATAATATGATCCTAACCGGAATTTTTAAGCCGGTTATGCATTTCAAGCTCCCTGCAACATTGGGTAGCGACTTGTCTGGTGTTGTCATTGCAGTTGGAAGTGGTGTGACTCGTTTTACCCCGGGCGACGAAATCTTCGCTAGCATTTTTGACACGGGAACCGGATCTCTTGCCGAATTTGCCGTGGTACCTGAAAAAGCGGCAGCAATCAAACCTGCCAACCTGGATTTCGTGCAGGCTGCTTCTCTGCCGATGGTCAGCCTCACATCCTGGCAAGCATTGAAAGAACGGGCCAAAATCCAGATGGGCCAAAAAGTATTCATTCCGGCGGGTTCGGGCGGTATTGGTACCCTTGCGATTCAACTGGCGAAACACTTTGGTGCAACAGTGGGCACGACGACGAGCACAGCCAATGTCGGATGGATGCATCAACTTGGCGCAGATGAAGTGGTTGATTATAAAAAGCAACCATTCGAAAACGTGCTGAGTGGCTACGATATTGTTCTTGGGACTATCAGAGGCGATGCAATTGAAAAATCCACCCAAATTCTTAAGCCTGGCGGAAAGATTGTTTCTCTCGTCGGGCCGTTAGATGTCGCGTTTGCACGCGCACGAGGGTTGAACTTTTTTCTGCGCTTTGTCTTCGGGCTGATGAGTCGCAAGATTATGCGTCTTTCCAAAAAACGAGGCCTGACCTATTCATTTCTCTTTGTCCGTCCTGATGGCGATCAACTCAACCACATCGGCAAACTCATAGAAGCGGAACAAATCAAGCCAACGATTGACAAAGTGTTCCCCTTTTCAGAAGCAAAGAATGCGCTTGCCTACCTTGCAGAGGGGCATGCGAAAGGCAAAGTGGTCGTGAATATGCAGGAGTGA
- a CDS encoding RES family NAD+ phosphorylase gives MSISILFEGNLNERISDLVSAEERDELQVTKEIATDYGYYKVQEESFGGNGVFFSQTSVNRFSLSDHAKGVMYIADSPHTACKEFFQQDEFIEQSDFTTNCMAEITTARPIRVFEETSLAPHLGITVGDLMGPKAVYSFTQELANELSKHADGLEYLSRHTGKPCVVLWSDQTDGGGMVKSMSVTPLNEYSHNGKTAKEILKSQLNIHVV, from the coding sequence ATGTCTATTTCCATCCTATTCGAGGGAAACCTCAATGAAAGAATAAGTGATCTTGTGTCCGCGGAAGAACGTGATGAGTTGCAAGTAACAAAAGAAATCGCAACAGATTATGGATATTACAAGGTACAAGAAGAAAGTTTTGGCGGGAACGGAGTCTTTTTTAGCCAGACATCCGTAAACCGTTTTTCGTTATCTGACCATGCAAAAGGAGTTATGTATATTGCTGACTCCCCACACACAGCATGCAAAGAATTTTTCCAACAGGACGAGTTCATCGAGCAGTCAGATTTTACAACGAACTGTATGGCGGAGATCACAACAGCGCGGCCAATTCGTGTGTTCGAGGAAACCTCACTTGCCCCACATCTTGGGATTACAGTAGGGGACCTTATGGGGCCGAAGGCTGTTTATTCGTTTACGCAGGAATTGGCGAATGAGCTTTCAAAACATGCTGATGGGTTGGAGTACCTGTCACGCCACACTGGGAAGCCTTGTGTGGTTCTTTGGTCGGATCAAACAGATGGAGGCGGTATGGTCAAAAGCATGTCCGTAACTCCGCTGAATGAATACTCGCACAATGGTAAAACGGCCAAAGAAATCCTCAAGTCTCAGCTGAATATTCATGTTGTTTGA
- a CDS encoding immunity protein, which yields MLDLEGIYKNESVEDVLLHFAPRTPYPSIDRMYVNYKFEIVADGHLLKTYLRLVREGKLLENEKPLPEKGPNWKEPKFVTEKKYGIA from the coding sequence ATGTTAGATCTTGAAGGTATCTATAAAAATGAGAGTGTGGAAGATGTTCTTCTGCATTTTGCTCCGCGAACTCCTTACCCCAGCATTGATCGGATGTATGTTAATTATAAATTCGAGATTGTCGCAGATGGTCATTTATTGAAAACGTATCTGCGACTTGTGCGTGAAGGTAAGTTGCTAGAAAACGAAAAACCCCTTCCTGAAAAAGGCCCGAACTGGAAAGAACCTAAATTTGTAACTGAGAAAAAATACGGTATCGCATAA
- a CDS encoding immunity protein yields MSLKDIIKNESVEDILTFLGPTSDYPKLDKLFTYNRYDVITSGELSSKYDELFRKGVLADQNGKVVKGPNWKEPKFVTEKKYGIA; encoded by the coding sequence ATGTCTTTAAAAGATATAATCAAAAATGAAAGTGTAGAAGATATTTTAACATTTTTAGGGCCAACGTCTGACTATCCAAAGTTAGATAAGTTATTTACATACAACCGATATGATGTAATTACCAGTGGAGAACTTTCATCTAAATACGATGAGTTATTTAGAAAAGGTGTACTAGCTGATCAAAATGGGAAAGTAGTAAAAGGCCCGAACTGGAAAGAACCTAAATTTGTAACTGAGAAAAAATACGGTATCGCATAA
- a CDS encoding pyocin, with product MIDRLEKILAGEIPVTNTDKRFYTHEIRELERYRNFGIKDGEVPQSVSRRKELWHNTHTATLQDHIINERELSLYTDEALQADYEQEIKDALDG from the coding sequence ATGATAGACCGCCTGGAGAAAATCTTAGCGGGAGAGATACCAGTAACCAATACGGACAAGCGCTTTTATACCCATGAGATTAGAGAGCTAGAGCGTTATCGGAATTTTGGTATAAAAGATGGCGAAGTTCCTCAAAGCGTCTCGAGGCGAAAAGAACTATGGCATAATACCCATACTGCAACTCTACAAGATCATATAATAAACGAAAGAGAACTGAGCCTTTATACTGATGAGGCCCTACAAGCCGATTATGAACAGGAAATTAAAGATGCCTTGGACGGATAA
- a CDS encoding S-type pyocin domain-containing protein, with product MCRSPAPVTPVHTGNTFRQAESIVTTTLPIYIGAGLQDFIYWQPDASGTGVEPVYVMVSNPYGETNAKGQYSGRAYDTEKAGGPILNVDCTTAKIDRAGLDKVKLHTGRFSPSDGN from the coding sequence ATCTGCAGATCTCCGGCACCTGTCACGCCCGTACACACGGGGAACACGTTCAGGCAGGCGGAGAGTATCGTTACGACAACCCTGCCGATATATATAGGTGCAGGGTTACAGGACTTTATCTACTGGCAGCCGGATGCCTCAGGCACCGGCGTTGAGCCTGTCTATGTCATGGTGAGTAATCCTTACGGAGAGACAAATGCTAAAGGACAATATAGTGGCCGCGCATATGATACGGAAAAAGCTGGAGGGCCCATTTTAAATGTGGACTGCACAACGGCAAAGATTGACCGAGCTGGCTTAGATAAGGTGAAGTTGCATACTGGACGTTTCAGCCCTTCAGATGGTAATTAA
- a CDS encoding PadR family transcriptional regulator: MKVSADDNLKSHVEMVILAALERGPRHGYSLIELIRQLSGGVLSFQEGTVYPLLHRMEHKGVILSEWETPPEGRKRKVYQLTDAGTCELAKQRNAWTNYSGAVSTILQRP, from the coding sequence ATGAAGGTCAGCGCAGACGACAATCTCAAAAGCCATGTCGAAATGGTGATCCTTGCCGCCCTGGAACGCGGTCCACGCCACGGTTATTCATTGATTGAGCTAATACGCCAGCTCAGCGGCGGCGTGCTGTCCTTTCAGGAAGGGACCGTATATCCCCTATTGCATCGTATGGAGCATAAGGGGGTGATTTTGTCAGAGTGGGAAACCCCTCCAGAAGGACGTAAGCGCAAGGTTTATCAGCTGACCGATGCGGGTACTTGTGAGTTAGCCAAGCAACGCAACGCCTGGACTAACTATTCAGGTGCTGTGTCGACCATATTGCAGAGACCTTAA
- a CDS encoding putative quinol monooxygenase, translating into MSHKNKLVTAKFIASAGQAEALFNVINACKHPSRNEEGNVYYDIYRNSEDSNIFLIHEEWKGEAAIEFHFEQPHFKQLVNNTKPFLQSDPEIQLVNLP; encoded by the coding sequence ATGAGCCATAAGAATAAACTCGTTACTGCTAAGTTTATTGCCAGCGCGGGTCAGGCTGAGGCGTTATTTAACGTCATTAATGCCTGTAAGCATCCAAGCCGAAATGAAGAGGGTAATGTCTATTACGATATTTATCGCAACAGCGAAGACAGCAATATATTCCTTATTCACGAAGAGTGGAAAGGGGAAGCCGCCATCGAGTTCCATTTTGAACAGCCTCATTTCAAACAGCTCGTAAACAATACTAAACCGTTTTTGCAATCTGATCCGGAAATTCAGCTAGTCAATCTGCCATGA
- a CDS encoding tautomerase family protein: MPEVVVNLAAGRTKEQKEKLMKGIYEVVKDTLGVKDEYIVVSLNETLREHKTRGGISYEKI; the protein is encoded by the coding sequence ATGCCTGAAGTCGTAGTCAATCTTGCCGCAGGTCGTACCAAAGAACAGAAAGAAAAACTGATGAAGGGGATTTATGAGGTGGTAAAAGATACCCTAGGCGTTAAAGACGAATATATTGTGGTGTCACTCAATGAAACGCTAAGGGAGCATAAAACCCGTGGCGGAATAAGCTACGAAAAAATTTAA
- a CDS encoding cytochrome c produces the protein MKSGIIKLLPFAIMSMLGMFGIAQAHAEGENTSELIKQGDYLARAGDCTACHTVAGGKPFSGGMAIKSPMGVIYSTNITPDPKAGIGEYSEKQFADALRKGVRGDGSNLYPAMPYPDYRGISDEDIHALYIYFMKGVAPVAVKAPETSMSFPFNQRWGMKFWNFAFTSDKPFKPFAAAADTNATELNRGKYLVETLGHCGSCHTPRGIGMQEKALNDNDKLFLSGGDLNGWPVPSIRNLEGWSIKDVTDYLSTGRNHFASVGGEMTGVVEHSMQHMDGSDLQAIATYLKSLPANANEPSNLKPGSNSETQKTVITLNQGKNLTAGQLLYLNNCEACHLTDGNGAQDIFPRLNGADIVLSDNPTGLISIMLKGAQTPSTENAPSVQVMPGFEQRLSDKQMAELATFIRSGWGNNAPSVSEKDVTKVRKNLTAVE, from the coding sequence ATGAAATCAGGCATTATAAAGCTCTTGCCTTTCGCAATAATGTCAATGCTGGGCATGTTTGGCATCGCTCAGGCACATGCAGAGGGCGAAAATACCTCCGAGCTGATTAAACAAGGGGACTATTTGGCACGTGCCGGAGACTGTACCGCCTGCCATACTGTTGCAGGTGGCAAACCGTTTTCCGGTGGGATGGCGATAAAGAGTCCCATGGGCGTGATCTACTCCACTAATATTACACCTGATCCAAAAGCTGGTATTGGAGAATACAGCGAGAAACAGTTTGCCGACGCGTTACGAAAAGGCGTAAGGGGCGACGGCAGCAATCTTTATCCAGCAATGCCCTACCCCGACTATCGCGGCATTTCTGACGAAGATATCCACGCGCTGTATATTTACTTTATGAAAGGCGTCGCGCCGGTGGCTGTTAAAGCGCCGGAAACGTCGATGTCTTTCCCATTTAATCAACGATGGGGCATGAAGTTCTGGAACTTTGCCTTCACCTCGGATAAACCGTTTAAACCTTTTGCAGCCGCCGCGGATACCAATGCCACCGAGCTTAATCGCGGAAAATATCTGGTTGAAACGCTGGGCCACTGTGGCAGTTGTCACACCCCGCGCGGCATCGGCATGCAAGAGAAGGCGCTCAACGATAACGATAAGCTGTTCCTTTCAGGTGGTGACCTCAACGGCTGGCCGGTGCCGTCTATCCGCAATCTTGAGGGCTGGTCGATTAAAGACGTCACCGATTATCTCTCTACCGGGCGCAATCACTTCGCGTCGGTCGGCGGCGAGATGACGGGTGTCGTCGAGCACAGCATGCAACATATGGATGGCAGTGACTTACAGGCGATTGCCACCTATCTGAAGTCGCTACCGGCTAACGCAAATGAACCGTCAAACCTTAAACCCGGCAGCAACAGCGAAACCCAGAAAACAGTAATAACACTAAATCAGGGTAAAAATCTCACTGCGGGCCAGCTGCTTTACCTAAACAACTGCGAAGCCTGCCACCTGACGGACGGCAACGGCGCGCAGGATATTTTCCCGCGTCTGAACGGAGCAGATATTGTGCTGAGTGATAACCCGACCGGTCTTATCAGTATTATGCTCAAGGGCGCACAGACTCCCTCGACCGAAAATGCACCGTCGGTACAAGTTATGCCTGGATTTGAACAACGCCTGAGCGACAAGCAGATGGCAGAGCTGGCAACCTTTATCCGCAGCGGCTGGGGCAATAACGCGCCGTCAGTGAGTGAAAAGGATGTCACTAAGGTACGAAAAAACCTTACCGCCGTCGAATAA
- a CDS encoding GMC family oxidoreductase, with protein sequence MKITNEPVDVVVVGLGWTGAIQSIELAKAGLKVRALERGADRTSAEFAYPIPADELAYTKRHKIMQSPAVAAFTTRHNLNEVALPMRELGSFRLGDGVGGAGLHWTAMITRPTPTDLQLATYARENFEKSQLDKELRLYDFPISWDELEPHLDFFDQVCGSSGQAGNVRGQIIPGGDPFEGPRSNAFPNPPLIDSLNSSMFRKAAMEMGYHPYSIPSAAVSQAYTNPYGQQIAPCNYCGFCQFYSCLNYSKASPQTAILDRLKQFENFDYKTHANVIRVEKHADGKTATGVTYVDEHGNEVFQPAEIVILASFGLNNVRLLLNSGIGEPYDPITEKGVVGRNYTHQYGGGFTLFFDNLEFNPFATAGPTGIVITDFGTGNIKTAELGFIGGAKIYSSQPTGTPMAAPVKNTSPSWGRGWKKGLKESYGHSMAIKLEASNMGTQTNYLDLDPTYKDKYGMPLLRVTYDYVQNDLRMLQYVKGKMEGIAKHLKPDYYSDSMLKMDSHFASSPNYSNTHNAGGAIMGSNPKTSVVNRYLQTWDVHNVFVMGASAFPQNQYANPTALVSGLAYWSAKAIREQYINNPGPLVQA encoded by the coding sequence ATGAAAATCACTAATGAACCCGTAGACGTGGTCGTCGTTGGTCTGGGTTGGACCGGTGCTATCCAAAGCATTGAGCTGGCTAAAGCTGGATTAAAAGTTCGTGCACTTGAGCGCGGTGCAGATCGTACAAGCGCCGAATTTGCTTACCCTATTCCGGCGGATGAACTGGCATACACCAAACGCCACAAGATTATGCAAAGTCCGGCGGTAGCGGCCTTCACCACTCGCCATAATCTCAATGAAGTCGCGCTGCCGATGCGTGAACTTGGCTCCTTCCGCCTCGGCGATGGTGTCGGAGGTGCGGGCCTGCACTGGACGGCGATGATCACTCGTCCTACGCCAACCGATCTACAGTTGGCGACCTACGCGCGTGAAAATTTCGAAAAGTCGCAGCTCGACAAAGAACTGAGATTGTATGACTTCCCTATTTCATGGGATGAGCTTGAACCGCATCTGGACTTTTTCGACCAAGTTTGCGGCTCTTCGGGTCAAGCAGGAAATGTCCGCGGCCAAATTATTCCGGGTGGCGATCCCTTTGAAGGCCCGCGCTCCAACGCCTTCCCTAACCCGCCGCTTATTGATAGCCTAAACAGCAGCATGTTCCGCAAAGCGGCGATGGAGATGGGCTATCACCCTTACTCGATCCCATCAGCGGCGGTTTCACAGGCCTACACAAACCCTTATGGCCAGCAAATTGCGCCCTGCAACTACTGCGGCTTCTGCCAATTCTATTCCTGTCTGAATTACTCGAAGGCTTCGCCGCAAACCGCTATCCTCGACCGCTTAAAACAGTTTGAAAACTTTGACTACAAGACCCATGCCAATGTGATCCGCGTGGAAAAACATGCAGACGGCAAGACCGCAACTGGCGTCACTTACGTCGACGAGCACGGCAATGAAGTTTTTCAGCCTGCAGAAATCGTTATTCTGGCCAGCTTCGGGCTGAACAATGTCCGCCTGTTGTTAAACTCTGGGATTGGCGAACCTTACGATCCAATAACCGAAAAAGGTGTTGTAGGGCGTAACTATACCCATCAATACGGTGGTGGTTTCACGTTGTTTTTTGACAACCTTGAATTTAACCCTTTCGCTACAGCTGGACCAACCGGCATTGTTATTACAGATTTTGGTACCGGCAATATCAAAACGGCGGAGCTGGGCTTCATTGGTGGAGCAAAAATCTACAGTTCTCAGCCGACAGGAACGCCGATGGCTGCTCCGGTAAAAAATACTTCACCGAGCTGGGGTCGCGGCTGGAAAAAAGGGCTGAAAGAGAGCTATGGCCATTCTATGGCGATAAAGCTCGAAGCCTCCAATATGGGTACACAGACTAACTATCTGGACTTGGATCCAACCTATAAAGACAAGTACGGCATGCCATTGCTGCGCGTAACTTATGACTATGTCCAGAACGATCTGCGGATGCTGCAGTATGTGAAGGGCAAGATGGAGGGGATAGCTAAGCATCTAAAGCCAGACTATTACTCCGACAGCATGCTCAAGATGGACAGTCATTTTGCCAGCTCACCGAATTATTCGAACACCCACAATGCCGGTGGCGCGATTATGGGCAGCAATCCAAAAACTTCAGTGGTAAATCGGTATCTTCAAACCTGGGACGTGCACAACGTATTCGTCATGGGAGCCAGCGCTTTTCCACAAAATCAGTATGCCAACCCTACAGCGCTTGTTTCCGGTCTAGCCTATTGGTCTGCCAAAGCCATTCGTGAGCAATATATCAATAACCCCGGCCCACTGGTTCAGGCGTGA
- a CDS encoding gluconate 2-dehydrogenase subunit 3 family protein, with protein MKQSGIGRRPFIIGSLIGIASLGMKCGISSVFAAVNSPIDELNAYQPKFFSKEQWQFVVAACDRLIPQDEEGPGALETHVPVFIDNQMLTPYGKGEDWYMNGPFSSHAGKLFGYQLPFPLQVLYQKGIALTNQHTRLKYNKDFPSLTPMQQDAVLVSLESNKVDFSEFGEPDLTAQYFFIRLLENTKEGYLSDPKYGGNKGMASWVMINFPGARASFPTWVKIHNVKYPIGPVSLNGDVA; from the coding sequence ATGAAACAAAGCGGTATCGGGAGACGCCCATTCATCATTGGCTCTCTCATTGGCATTGCATCACTTGGGATGAAATGTGGCATCAGTAGCGTTTTTGCCGCTGTCAACTCCCCGATTGATGAGTTGAACGCCTATCAACCCAAGTTTTTCTCAAAAGAACAATGGCAGTTTGTCGTAGCGGCCTGTGATCGTCTTATCCCGCAGGATGAAGAAGGCCCTGGCGCATTAGAAACACACGTCCCAGTCTTCATTGATAATCAGATGCTGACCCCCTATGGCAAGGGAGAAGACTGGTACATGAACGGACCTTTTAGCAGCCATGCAGGCAAACTGTTTGGCTATCAATTGCCGTTTCCGTTGCAAGTACTTTATCAAAAAGGCATCGCACTAACCAATCAACATACCCGCCTGAAATATAATAAAGATTTTCCCTCGTTGACACCTATGCAGCAAGACGCAGTATTAGTCTCGCTTGAAAGTAACAAAGTGGATTTTTCAGAATTCGGGGAACCCGATTTAACTGCACAATATTTTTTCATCCGCCTGCTCGAAAACACGAAAGAAGGTTATTTGTCCGATCCCAAATACGGTGGCAATAAAGGCATGGCGTCATGGGTAATGATTAATTTCCCGGGCGCGCGTGCGAGCTTTCCGACGTGGGTCAAAATCCACAACGTCAAATACCCCATCGGCCCCGTTTCCCTCAATGGTGACGTGGCCTGA
- a CDS encoding glycerate kinase → MDNKDAAVVLQDIFHAAIDSALPGPVVPLSMPEKPRGRCVVIGAGKASAAMAAAVDAAWPDVDLSGVVVTRYGHAVPAGRIRILEAAHPVSDSMSEVAAMMIAEAVRHLTSDDLVLALISGGGSALMALPISGLNLADKQKITQSLLLSGANIREMNLVRRHLSAIKGGKLASMAAPARVVSLIISDVPGDNPSDVASGPTVADTSTPEQALAVLMRYNIPVSPEIRNALLAKQEAYLSPAAQSDSRLIATPAMALKAAAEAARRHGIMPLILGDALEGESRELGIVMAGIARSVKLYGHPVKKPAVLLSGGETTVTVTGFAGKGGRNTEFLLSLACALEAQEGIWAIAGDTDGIDGTEDAAGAIIYPDTISRGSEVGLHAPDYLAKHDSYSFFHATGDLVTTGPTLTNVNDIRAILIS, encoded by the coding sequence ATGGACAATAAAGATGCTGCAGTTGTACTGCAGGATATCTTTCACGCCGCCATCGACAGTGCCCTCCCGGGGCCTGTCGTCCCCCTCTCCATGCCAGAAAAACCACGCGGTCGTTGTGTGGTCATTGGCGCAGGCAAGGCGTCGGCAGCGATGGCGGCGGCGGTAGATGCTGCCTGGCCAGACGTCGATTTATCTGGTGTGGTTGTGACACGCTACGGTCATGCAGTCCCGGCTGGTCGCATACGCATTCTTGAGGCAGCGCATCCTGTTTCCGATTCTATGAGTGAGGTCGCGGCGATGATGATTGCCGAAGCCGTTCGACACTTAACGTCTGACGATTTAGTGCTGGCATTGATATCAGGAGGCGGCTCGGCATTGATGGCGTTGCCCATCAGCGGACTGAATTTGGCCGATAAACAGAAAATCACCCAATCACTGCTACTCAGCGGAGCAAATATTCGTGAGATGAATTTGGTCCGGCGTCATTTATCAGCCATTAAAGGGGGGAAACTGGCATCGATGGCGGCGCCTGCACGCGTAGTGTCATTAATTATAAGCGATGTGCCTGGCGATAATCCTTCTGATGTCGCTTCTGGCCCGACTGTCGCGGATACCAGCACCCCCGAGCAGGCACTAGCCGTCCTCATGCGCTATAACATACCGGTCTCTCCAGAGATTAGAAATGCCTTGTTGGCAAAGCAGGAAGCGTATCTTTCACCGGCGGCCCAATCCGATTCGCGGCTTATTGCAACACCGGCGATGGCGCTTAAAGCCGCGGCAGAGGCCGCACGCAGACACGGCATTATGCCGTTGATTCTAGGCGATGCGCTTGAGGGGGAAAGTCGTGAGCTGGGTATAGTGATGGCAGGTATTGCACGGTCGGTAAAATTGTATGGTCATCCTGTGAAAAAACCGGCGGTATTACTCTCCGGAGGGGAAACAACAGTTACCGTGACGGGCTTCGCAGGCAAAGGGGGGCGTAACACAGAATTTTTACTAAGCCTCGCCTGTGCGTTGGAAGCGCAAGAGGGCATCTGGGCTATCGCAGGGGATACTGACGGGATAGACGGCACGGAAGACGCAGCTGGAGCGATTATCTATCCCGATACGATAAGCCGTGGCAGCGAAGTCGGCCTACATGCCCCTGACTATCTGGCGAAGCACGACAGTTATAGCTTTTTCCATGCTACAGGGGATCTGGTGACGACCGGCCCAACGTTAACCAATGTGAATGATATTCGAGCAATACTTATCAGTTAA
- a CDS encoding tartrate dehydrogenase: MRQYSIAAIPADGIGPEVISAGIEVLRALERQNKQLKFDIKTFDWGSDYYKANGVMMPENGLDQLKKFDAVFFGAVGAPDVPDHITLWGLRLPICQGFDQYANVRPTKILPGITPPLRNCGPGDLDWVIVRENSEGEYSGNGGRAHRGLPEEVGTEVAIFTRVGVTRIMRYAFKLAQSRPRKFLTVVTKSNAQRHGMVMWDEIAAEVALEFPDVKWDKMLVDAMTHRMTLHPKTLDTIVATNLHADILSDLAGALAGSLGVAPTANIDPERRFPSMFEPIHGSAFDITGKGIANPIATFWTAAQMLEHLGEKEAADRIMQGIEHACSKGFLTPDVGGKANTADVTRAVVAFIESTTPVTETV; encoded by the coding sequence ATGCGTCAATATTCAATAGCAGCCATTCCAGCCGATGGTATCGGTCCAGAAGTTATCTCTGCGGGCATTGAGGTGCTTCGCGCCTTGGAACGTCAAAACAAACAGCTCAAGTTTGATATTAAAACTTTTGACTGGGGTTCAGACTATTACAAAGCCAATGGTGTGATGATGCCTGAAAACGGTCTCGATCAGCTGAAAAAATTTGATGCCGTTTTCTTCGGCGCAGTAGGTGCACCTGATGTACCTGACCATATCACGCTGTGGGGTTTACGCCTGCCGATTTGTCAGGGATTTGATCAGTACGCCAACGTGCGTCCAACCAAAATTCTGCCCGGCATCACGCCGCCGCTGCGCAACTGCGGTCCTGGTGATTTAGATTGGGTAATTGTGCGTGAGAACTCTGAAGGTGAATATTCGGGCAACGGCGGCCGTGCACACAGAGGCCTGCCAGAAGAGGTGGGAACTGAAGTGGCAATTTTCACTCGCGTTGGCGTGACACGCATCATGCGTTACGCATTCAAATTGGCGCAGTCTCGTCCGCGTAAATTCCTGACCGTAGTGACCAAGTCTAACGCCCAGCGGCATGGCATGGTGATGTGGGATGAAATAGCCGCAGAAGTGGCACTCGAGTTTCCAGATGTTAAATGGGACAAAATGCTGGTTGATGCGATGACCCACCGCATGACTCTTCATCCAAAAACGCTGGATACCATCGTCGCCACGAACTTGCATGCCGATATCCTTTCCGATTTGGCCGGTGCACTGGCGGGTAGTCTGGGTGTGGCTCCAACCGCTAACATCGACCCTGAACGCCGTTTCCCGTCAATGTTTGAGCCTATTCATGGTTCGGCGTTCGACATTACCGGCAAAGGCATCGCCAACCCAATTGCTACCTTCTGGACCGCAGCACAAATGCTTGAACACCTTGGTGAAAAAGAAGCAGCAGACCGTATTATGCAAGGTATAGAACACGCGTGTTCGAAGGGTTTCCTTACGCCAGACGTGGGCGGCAAAGCCAACACTGCGGACGTAACACGCGCCGTCGTTGCGTTTATCGAAAGCACGACTCCGGTTACTGAGACTGTTTAA